The following proteins are encoded in a genomic region of Devosia lucknowensis:
- the tmk gene encoding dTMP kinase, with translation MLEAPNRRPARFITFEGGEGVGKSTQVRRLLNNLGDRDIEAVRTREPGGTPKAEAIRSFILQGRSEEWGAGAEAVLFAAARLDHVNQLIAPNLAKGTWVISDRFCDSTRAYQGLTGGVNDGLIDALENLALDGHVPDLTIVLDMDPALAFKRVEQRAVEDGLQLTGDRFEKEELDWHQRLRENFLDIAANNPDRCVVLSAEQGEEKLEAAIWEVVSGRFPELQTGPVQ, from the coding sequence ATGCTCGAAGCGCCAAATCGTCGTCCTGCTCGCTTCATCACCTTCGAGGGCGGTGAAGGCGTGGGCAAGTCCACGCAGGTTCGGCGGCTTCTCAACAATCTGGGCGATCGTGACATCGAGGCCGTGCGCACGCGCGAGCCGGGTGGCACGCCCAAGGCCGAAGCCATCCGCTCCTTTATTCTCCAGGGCCGTTCCGAAGAATGGGGCGCCGGGGCGGAAGCTGTACTGTTCGCCGCCGCTCGCCTCGATCACGTCAATCAGTTGATCGCCCCGAACCTGGCCAAGGGCACCTGGGTCATTTCCGACCGCTTCTGCGACAGCACCCGCGCCTATCAGGGGCTGACTGGTGGCGTGAATGACGGCCTGATCGATGCCCTCGAGAACCTCGCCCTCGACGGGCATGTCCCCGATCTCACCATCGTCCTCGACATGGATCCGGCTCTCGCCTTCAAGCGCGTTGAGCAGCGCGCCGTCGAGGATGGGCTGCAGCTGACGGGCGACCGCTTCGAGAAGGAGGAGCTGGATTGGCACCAGCGCCTGCGTGAAAACTTCCTCGATATCGCCGCAAACAATCCCGATCGCTGCGTCGTCCTCTCGGCCGAGCAGGGCGAGGAAAAACTCGAAGCGGCCATCTGGGAAGTCGTCAGCGGCCGTTTCCCTGAGCTCCAGACCGGTCCGGTCCAGTGA
- a CDS encoding AAA family ATPase: MTDPTALPDLPLPEQRQAAIGHDGARGAILAQLAEGRLPGAIMFHGPEGIGKATLAFELAVAILTATGDEDAHRVSEQVAAFSHPNLSVLRRRPKDARSYYSVIRVEDVRELREALHHTRGRAGHRIAILDSIDDCNPNAANALLKTLEEPPADTTFFLISHRPGQLLPTIRSRCHNLALRPLPDDLVASVVTTSLPDLDRTALERAIQLAGGRPRRAFETLALAENSPVGALVLWLRRPDAAPVAAHLQLADALGSDPQGADMSFAREILNDWLATEMREAAMEPGARRRLASATELWEKAGALLAEADSVNLDMKQTLVVLFDAIRKHCALIANPAEPE, from the coding sequence ATGACTGATCCGACCGCGCTCCCCGATCTGCCGCTGCCGGAACAGCGCCAGGCCGCCATCGGTCATGACGGCGCTCGTGGCGCTATCCTCGCGCAGCTCGCCGAAGGTCGGCTTCCAGGCGCGATCATGTTCCACGGCCCCGAGGGGATCGGCAAGGCCACCCTCGCTTTCGAGCTGGCCGTCGCCATCCTCACCGCGACCGGCGACGAGGATGCGCATCGCGTCAGCGAGCAGGTCGCCGCCTTCTCTCATCCCAACCTCTCGGTCCTGAGGCGCCGTCCCAAGGATGCCAGGAGCTATTATTCGGTGATCCGGGTCGAAGACGTGCGGGAGTTGCGTGAGGCGCTGCACCACACGCGGGGTCGGGCCGGGCATCGCATCGCCATTCTCGACAGCATCGACGACTGCAATCCCAATGCCGCCAATGCCCTGCTCAAGACCCTGGAAGAGCCGCCGGCGGACACGACCTTCTTCCTGATTTCGCATCGCCCCGGGCAGTTGCTGCCCACCATTCGCTCGCGCTGCCACAATCTCGCGCTCCGTCCGCTGCCGGACGATCTGGTCGCCTCGGTTGTCACCACGAGCCTTCCCGATCTGGACCGGACCGCGCTCGAGCGGGCGATCCAGCTTGCCGGCGGCAGGCCGCGGCGTGCCTTCGAGACTCTTGCACTGGCGGAAAACTCGCCGGTCGGCGCTCTCGTGCTCTGGCTTCGACGGCCCGATGCGGCACCCGTGGCTGCCCATCTCCAGTTGGCTGATGCTCTGGGCAGCGATCCGCAGGGGGCCGACATGTCCTTTGCGCGCGAAATCCTCAACGATTGGCTGGCGACGGAAATGCGCGAGGCAGCGATGGAGCCGGGCGCGCGCAGGCGTCTTGCCTCTGCCACGGAGCTATGGGAGAAGGCTGGCGCTCTCCTGGCGGAAGCCGACAGCGTCAACCTCGATATGAAGCAGACGCTGGTGGTCCTTTTCGACGCTATCAGGAAGCACTGCGCCCTCATCGCCAATCCCGCCGAGCCAGAATGA
- the metG gene encoding methionine--tRNA ligase — translation MTTKPFYVTTAISYPNGAPHIGHAYEMIATDAIARWKRLEGREVYFLTGTDEHGIKMVQTAAREGIPVRELADRNAAEFKRLAEALNLSNDDFIRTTEKRHHDASQAIWKKMEQSHNGDIFQSTYKGWYSVRDEAYFDEAELTEKDGKRFAPSGAEVEWVEEPTYFFRLSAYQQKLLDLYEANPDFIAPKERRNEIISFVKGGLQDLSISRTTFDWGIPVPGADGHVMYVWVDALTNYITGVGYPDEQSELFRKFWPADLHVIGKDIIRFHTVYWPAFLMSAGLDVQHRVFAHGFLTVDGQKMSKSLGNVIDPFALVETFGADAVRYFFLREVSFGNDGDYANDKLVNRVNADLANNLGNLAQRSLSMINKNCEGRVPELGALTDADTAIIAEVTEALEVAQKAMDQQLVHEATGAIIAALSSTNNYFAAQEPWALKKTDPVRMATVLYVTADTVRRLAIPMQAFVPASASRLLDQLGVPDDQRTLVAAANANSLLANSELPPPQGVFARLEKPVE, via the coding sequence ATGACCACCAAGCCTTTCTACGTCACGACAGCGATTTCCTATCCCAATGGCGCGCCGCATATCGGCCACGCCTACGAGATGATCGCGACCGACGCCATTGCCCGCTGGAAGCGGCTGGAGGGCAGGGAGGTCTACTTCCTGACCGGCACTGACGAGCACGGCATCAAGATGGTGCAGACGGCTGCCAGGGAAGGCATCCCGGTCCGGGAACTCGCCGATCGCAATGCAGCCGAGTTCAAGCGCCTTGCCGAGGCGCTGAACCTGTCCAACGACGACTTCATCCGCACGACTGAGAAGCGTCACCACGACGCCTCCCAGGCCATCTGGAAGAAGATGGAACAGAGCCACAACGGCGATATCTTCCAGTCCACCTACAAGGGTTGGTATTCCGTTCGCGACGAGGCCTATTTCGATGAGGCCGAACTCACCGAAAAGGATGGCAAGCGCTTTGCCCCGTCAGGAGCGGAAGTCGAATGGGTCGAGGAGCCGACTTATTTCTTCCGACTCTCCGCCTATCAGCAGAAACTTCTCGATCTCTACGAGGCCAACCCCGATTTCATTGCGCCCAAGGAGCGTCGCAACGAGATTATTTCCTTCGTCAAGGGCGGCCTGCAGGACCTGTCGATCTCGCGCACTACCTTCGATTGGGGCATCCCCGTGCCCGGCGCCGATGGTCACGTCATGTATGTGTGGGTCGATGCGCTCACCAACTACATCACCGGTGTCGGTTATCCGGACGAGCAGAGTGAACTCTTCAGGAAGTTCTGGCCGGCTGATCTCCACGTCATCGGCAAGGACATCATCCGCTTCCACACGGTCTACTGGCCCGCATTCCTCATGAGTGCAGGCCTTGACGTGCAGCACCGCGTCTTCGCCCACGGTTTCCTCACGGTCGATGGCCAGAAGATGAGCAAATCTCTCGGCAATGTCATCGACCCCTTTGCATTGGTCGAGACCTTCGGCGCCGACGCCGTCCGCTATTTCTTCCTGCGCGAAGTCTCCTTCGGCAATGATGGCGACTACGCCAACGACAAGCTCGTCAACCGCGTCAACGCCGACCTTGCCAACAACCTCGGCAACCTCGCCCAGCGGTCGCTGTCGATGATCAACAAGAACTGCGAGGGCAGGGTACCCGAACTCGGTGCGCTCACCGACGCCGACACCGCCATCATCGCCGAAGTGACCGAGGCGCTCGAAGTGGCACAGAAGGCCATGGACCAGCAATTGGTTCACGAGGCCACCGGCGCCATCATCGCCGCCCTCAGCTCGACCAATAACTACTTCGCCGCACAGGAACCCTGGGCCCTCAAGAAGACCGATCCTGTTCGCATGGCGACCGTCCTCTACGTCACCGCCGACACCGTTCGTCGTCTCGCCATCCCGATGCAGGCCTTCGTTCCGGCTTCGGCATCGAGGCTTCTCGACCAGCTCGGCGTCCCTGATGACCAGCGCACGCTCGTTGCGGCGGCAAATGCTAACAGTCTGCTAGCAAATTCCGAACTTCCGCCACCCCAGGGCGTTTTTGCGCGTCTGGAAAAGCCGGTTGAGTGA
- a CDS encoding TatD family hydrolase, which yields MLIDSHCHLDFEALSADLDGVLARAAAAGVAGMVTISTRVENFSTYTGLAERFPNVWCSVGTHPHNAHEELHIQTDELVRLSAHPRCVAIGEAGLDYFYDNAPREAQATGLRRHIAAARITGLPLVIHSRQADEDMAAILEEESGQGAFPFVLHCFTAGRDLANRALSLGGYVSFSGIVTFKNAQEIQDVARMVPADRYLVETDAPYLAPIPHRGQSNEPSFVRHTAQKVAEIRGISLEQLGAETTANFGRLFSKTGVS from the coding sequence GTGCTTATTGATAGCCATTGCCACCTGGATTTCGAAGCGCTCTCCGCCGATCTCGACGGCGTCCTCGCTCGCGCAGCCGCAGCCGGCGTGGCGGGAATGGTGACGATTTCCACAAGGGTGGAGAACTTTTCCACCTACACCGGCTTGGCAGAACGTTTCCCGAACGTCTGGTGCTCTGTCGGTACTCATCCGCACAACGCGCATGAGGAACTGCATATACAAACGGATGAACTTGTTCGTCTAAGTGCCCATCCGCGTTGCGTTGCTATCGGCGAGGCCGGGCTCGATTACTTCTATGACAATGCGCCGCGCGAGGCCCAGGCGACCGGCCTCCGGCGCCACATCGCGGCGGCGCGCATCACCGGTCTTCCACTGGTTATCCACAGCCGTCAGGCCGACGAGGACATGGCCGCGATCCTCGAGGAAGAAAGCGGGCAGGGGGCTTTTCCGTTCGTCCTCCATTGCTTCACTGCCGGTCGTGACCTCGCCAATCGCGCGCTAAGTCTCGGTGGCTACGTATCTTTTTCTGGGATCGTCACGTTCAAGAACGCCCAGGAAATCCAGGACGTGGCCCGCATGGTCCCGGCGGACCGGTATCTCGTCGAAACCGACGCCCCATATCTCGCGCCGATTCCGCATCGCGGTCAGTCGAACGAGCCCAGTTTTGTGCGCCATACTGCGCAGAAAGTGGCGGAAATCCGGGGCATTTCGCTCGAACAGCTCGGCGCCGAAACCACCGCGAACTTCGGCCGCCTGTTCTCCAAGACCGGTGTGAGCTGA
- a CDS encoding MBL fold metallo-hydrolase, with protein MAPPDRIIATILGCGSSGGVPRLGNDWGACDPSDPRNRRRRCALLIEGWRDAIDEPTRALIDTGPDLREQLLGTRVDRIDAVLYTHEHADHTHGIDDLRVLALHNRRRVDVYFSAACGLRLREAFGYCFSTPQGSSYPPILNAHEITDGDMVRVEGPGGTLEFQAFNLHHGDIDALGYRVGGLAYTPDLSSVPETAGPALEGLDTWIVDALRPTPHPSHLSLPETLQLIAKHAPRQAVLTNMHIDLDYAETDRTTPSNVAPAFDGMEVKVTADRR; from the coding sequence ATGGCTCCGCCGGACCGGATCATCGCGACCATTCTGGGCTGCGGATCATCCGGCGGCGTCCCGCGCCTCGGCAATGACTGGGGTGCCTGCGATCCGTCCGATCCACGCAATCGCCGGCGCCGCTGCGCGCTGCTCATCGAAGGCTGGCGCGACGCAATTGATGAACCAACACGGGCACTTATCGACACCGGGCCTGACCTTCGCGAGCAGCTCCTGGGCACGAGGGTGGATCGCATAGATGCCGTTCTCTACACCCATGAGCATGCCGACCACACCCACGGGATCGACGATCTCCGGGTTCTGGCGCTGCATAATCGCCGGCGTGTAGACGTCTACTTCTCGGCCGCGTGCGGCCTGCGTCTGCGAGAGGCCTTCGGGTACTGCTTCTCAACGCCACAGGGTAGCTCATACCCGCCGATCCTCAACGCCCACGAGATCACCGATGGTGACATGGTGCGTGTCGAAGGCCCCGGCGGAACGTTGGAATTTCAAGCCTTTAACCTCCATCACGGGGACATCGACGCCCTCGGCTATCGCGTCGGCGGACTGGCTTATACCCCCGATCTTTCCTCCGTCCCGGAAACGGCAGGACCGGCTCTTGAGGGACTGGATACCTGGATCGTCGACGCGCTGCGCCCGACGCCTCATCCCAGCCACCTCAGCCTTCCCGAAACGCTCCAGCTGATCGCCAAGCATGCGCCGCGCCAAGCGGTCCTCACTAACATGCACATCGATCTCGACTATGCCGAAACAGATCGAACCACGCCTTCCAATGTCGCACCTGCCTTCGACGGCATGGAGGTCAAGGTGACAGCGGATCGTCGCTAA
- a CDS encoding FGGY-family carbohydrate kinase has translation MTIAQHFLGIDVGTGSARAGIFNAAGEMLASAKRDIAIFHEPGEIVEQSSNDIWRAICASVREALRVAKMQAGDIGGIGVDATCSLVVLGQGGAPLPVGPSEDPERNVIVWMDHRAIDQARRITSQGHDVLRYVGGTISPEMETPKLLWLKEHRPQVFDAAENFFDLADYLTWRMSGSLSRSSCTVTCKWTYIAHERRWDPTYFHAIGLGDLAEEGFRRIGTDIVAPGTRIGGLTPEAAKDLGLIPGTPIAAGLIDAHAGGVGTVGAIGRPEENMAYVFGTSSCTMTTTGDPAFVPGVWGPYYDAMLSGLWLNEGGQSAAGAAIDCLVALHPATIESRQRAAVLGLPLLSYLSRSARQQYDLASETVLLADGLHVVPEFLGNRAPFADPDARAVIAGLGMDQSELSLVALYVAGLTGIGYGLRQIIETQARHGAPVQRVVISGGAGQDELVRQLLADACGLPVIATEADEPVLLGAAILGALAADAYTTMTDAMAAMTRSSRAFQPAVGAIGDVHERRYRVFTALQAAARRS, from the coding sequence ATGACTATCGCCCAGCATTTCCTCGGCATAGACGTCGGCACGGGCAGTGCTCGCGCCGGCATTTTCAACGCCGCAGGCGAGATGCTCGCGTCAGCCAAGCGCGACATCGCCATCTTCCACGAACCTGGCGAGATCGTCGAACAGTCGAGCAACGACATTTGGCGCGCTATTTGCGCTTCGGTACGGGAAGCGCTTCGGGTTGCCAAAATGCAAGCCGGCGACATCGGCGGCATCGGTGTCGACGCCACATGTTCCCTCGTCGTTCTTGGACAGGGCGGAGCCCCCCTGCCCGTCGGTCCCTCCGAAGATCCGGAACGCAATGTCATCGTCTGGATGGATCATCGTGCCATCGATCAGGCCAGGCGGATAACCTCCCAAGGCCACGACGTCCTGCGCTATGTCGGCGGCACGATTTCACCGGAGATGGAGACGCCGAAGCTCCTCTGGCTCAAGGAGCACCGGCCACAGGTCTTCGATGCTGCCGAGAACTTCTTTGATCTTGCCGACTACCTGACCTGGCGCATGAGTGGCAGCCTCAGCCGATCATCCTGCACTGTCACCTGCAAGTGGACCTACATTGCCCATGAGCGCCGCTGGGATCCAACCTATTTCCACGCCATCGGCCTCGGCGACCTGGCCGAAGAGGGGTTTCGCCGCATTGGCACCGATATTGTGGCTCCAGGGACCCGCATCGGCGGCTTGACCCCTGAGGCCGCGAAGGACCTCGGCCTTATTCCCGGCACGCCGATCGCGGCTGGCCTGATCGATGCTCATGCTGGCGGCGTCGGCACGGTGGGCGCGATAGGGCGACCCGAAGAAAACATGGCCTATGTGTTCGGCACCTCGTCGTGCACCATGACCACGACCGGCGATCCCGCCTTCGTCCCGGGCGTCTGGGGTCCCTACTACGATGCGATGCTCAGCGGCCTCTGGCTTAATGAGGGTGGACAGTCGGCCGCGGGCGCGGCGATCGATTGCCTCGTGGCGCTTCATCCAGCCACGATTGAGTCAAGGCAGCGGGCAGCCGTTCTTGGCCTTCCGCTGCTATCCTACCTGTCCCGCAGTGCACGCCAGCAATATGATCTGGCGTCCGAAACTGTCCTGCTGGCCGACGGGCTTCACGTCGTCCCAGAATTTCTGGGCAACAGGGCGCCCTTCGCCGACCCCGACGCGCGCGCTGTCATCGCCGGGCTCGGCATGGACCAGTCGGAACTCAGCCTCGTCGCCCTCTATGTCGCGGGCCTGACAGGGATCGGCTATGGCCTCCGGCAGATCATCGAAACCCAGGCGCGACACGGCGCGCCGGTACAGCGCGTGGTTATTTCAGGCGGCGCCGGCCAAGACGAACTGGTCCGACAGTTGCTCGCCGACGCTTGCGGGTTGCCCGTCATTGCGACAGAGGCGGATGAGCCAGTCCTCCTCGGCGCCGCAATTTTGGGGGCGCTGGCTGCAGATGCATACACCACGATGACAGACGCAATGGCGGCGATGACCCGGAGTAGCCGAGCGTTTCAGCCTGCCGTGGGGGCGATCGGAGATGTGCACGAGCGGCGATACCGGGTCTTTACTGCGCTACAAGCTGCGGCCAGACGCAGTTAA
- a CDS encoding SDR family oxidoreductase, with the protein MTQKLSGKVAAVTGAASGIGLECARAMHAEGARVVLIDRDAARLDELVGDMGDGAFALKVDLFDHAQVDGLGEAIRALAGGLDIFHANAGAYVGGPVVDGNPDDWERMLNLNINATFRAVRSVLPHLVAQKSGDVVFTSSIAGLVPVVWEPIYTASKFAVQAFVHTLRRQVAPDGVRVGAVAPGPVVTALLKDWPKAKMDEALANGSLMQPTEVAEAVVFMVTRKKGVTIRDLVILPTTVDL; encoded by the coding sequence ATGACCCAGAAGCTGAGCGGCAAAGTTGCCGCCGTGACGGGTGCCGCCTCGGGCATAGGGCTTGAATGTGCCCGCGCCATGCATGCAGAAGGCGCGCGCGTGGTGCTGATCGATCGCGATGCAGCACGCCTCGACGAGCTGGTCGGTGACATGGGCGACGGCGCTTTTGCCCTTAAGGTCGACCTTTTCGACCATGCCCAAGTCGACGGTCTTGGCGAGGCCATTCGCGCCCTGGCCGGCGGGCTCGACATCTTTCACGCTAATGCCGGCGCCTATGTCGGCGGACCGGTGGTGGATGGCAATCCGGATGACTGGGAGCGCATGCTGAACCTCAATATCAATGCCACCTTCCGCGCCGTCCGCTCGGTGTTGCCGCATCTGGTGGCTCAGAAATCGGGCGATGTCGTCTTCACCAGCTCCATCGCGGGACTGGTGCCGGTGGTGTGGGAGCCGATCTACACGGCTTCGAAATTTGCCGTGCAGGCCTTCGTTCACACTCTTCGACGCCAGGTGGCGCCGGACGGGGTTCGCGTCGGCGCCGTTGCACCTGGCCCGGTTGTCACCGCTCTACTCAAGGACTGGCCCAAGGCCAAAATGGACGAAGCTCTTGCCAATGGAAGCCTGATGCAGCCGACCGAAGTCGCCGAGGCAGTCGTCTTCATGGTCACCCGGAAAAAGGGCGTCACCATACGCGATCTCGTCATTCTGCCCACAACTGTTGACCTTTAG
- a CDS encoding sugar ABC transporter permease: MTMPDPQNAAALDRADSRVRNDDSFAGAWRGFVDRVRSGDLGMLPVIVGLILISVVFTALNPVFLAPNNLVNLLFDCATVGVISLGIVCVLMLGEIDLSVGSMSGLASAIIGVLWVNTGMPLPVAILAALATGALVGFVYAIFYTRLGMPSFVATLAGLLALLGLQLYLLGATGSINLPFQSDLVRFGQTLIMPDWLSYLLAIIPGALIAFNGWRTSHRRVAAGLSPLAMRLVFAKAIALTLALGIAAWYLNLGRGLPWMFALFVLIAVVLNYGLTRTKWGRSMFAVGGNREAARRAGINVKRIYTSAFVICSTLAAAGGILAASRLASSSQQAGTGDVNLNAIAAAVIGGTSLFGGRGSAWSAVLGIIVIQAISNGLTLLNLSSSLRYMITGAVLAIAVIVDSLARRSRVTHGRA; encoded by the coding sequence ATGACCATGCCCGATCCCCAAAATGCAGCAGCCCTCGACCGCGCCGACAGCCGCGTTCGCAACGACGACAGTTTTGCCGGCGCCTGGCGCGGCTTTGTCGACCGTGTCCGTTCCGGCGATCTCGGCATGTTGCCGGTCATTGTCGGGCTCATTCTCATCTCGGTTGTCTTCACCGCGCTCAACCCTGTCTTTCTCGCCCCCAATAACCTCGTCAACCTGCTCTTTGATTGCGCCACGGTCGGCGTAATTTCCCTCGGCATCGTCTGCGTCCTGATGCTGGGCGAAATCGATCTGTCCGTTGGTTCGATGAGCGGGCTTGCCTCGGCCATAATCGGCGTGCTGTGGGTCAATACAGGCATGCCTCTCCCCGTCGCCATTCTCGCCGCTTTGGCGACTGGCGCTCTGGTCGGTTTCGTTTATGCCATCTTCTATACCCGCTTGGGCATGCCAAGCTTCGTCGCCACGCTGGCTGGCCTACTCGCGTTGCTAGGTCTGCAACTTTACCTCCTGGGCGCCACCGGTTCGATCAACCTGCCCTTCCAGTCTGACCTGGTGCGCTTCGGGCAGACCCTGATCATGCCGGATTGGCTGAGTTACCTGCTTGCCATCATCCCAGGCGCCCTGATTGCTTTCAACGGCTGGCGCACCAGTCATCGCCGTGTCGCCGCAGGCCTTTCACCACTTGCAATGCGGTTGGTCTTTGCCAAGGCAATCGCGCTGACGCTCGCTCTGGGCATTGCCGCCTGGTATCTGAACCTCGGTCGCGGCCTGCCGTGGATGTTCGCGCTCTTCGTGCTGATCGCCGTAGTGCTGAACTATGGCCTGACCCGGACGAAGTGGGGTCGCTCGATGTTCGCGGTCGGCGGCAATCGGGAGGCAGCACGACGCGCCGGCATCAACGTCAAGCGCATCTATACGTCCGCCTTCGTGATCTGCTCGACCCTTGCTGCCGCAGGAGGCATTCTTGCCGCGTCGCGCCTGGCCTCTTCGAGCCAGCAGGCCGGTACCGGCGACGTCAATCTCAACGCCATCGCGGCTGCAGTCATTGGCGGCACCAGCCTCTTCGGCGGGCGGGGCAGCGCCTGGTCGGCCGTGCTCGGCATCATCGTTATCCAGGCCATTTCGAACGGCCTGACCCTGCTCAACCTGTCCTCGTCGTTGCGCTACATGATTACGGGCGCCGTGCTCGCCATCGCTGTCATCGTTGATTCCCTCGCGCGCCGCAGCCGCGTCACGCATGGACGTGCCTAA
- a CDS encoding ATP-binding cassette domain-containing protein — MTELTQPQTEPILRLRGISKNFGAVSALTNIELDVHPGEVVALVGDNGAGKSTLVKILAGVFQPSAGTIEYLGSPVSLNGPGRALELGIATVFQDLALCENLDVVANLFLGHELAPWQLDEVSMELRAWSLLRELAARIPSVRQPIASLSGGQRQTVAIARSLLLEPKIIMLDEPTAALGVAQTAEVLNLIERVRDRGLGVIIISHNMEDVRAVADRIVVLRLGRNNGVFTADTSHQDLVAAITGASENAVTRRQKTRAEHAATREAGL; from the coding sequence ATGACAGAACTGACGCAGCCGCAGACTGAGCCGATCTTGAGGCTGCGCGGCATTTCAAAGAACTTCGGTGCCGTCTCGGCGTTGACCAATATCGAGCTTGACGTCCATCCCGGCGAAGTCGTGGCGTTGGTCGGCGACAATGGTGCGGGTAAATCGACGTTGGTCAAAATTCTCGCCGGCGTGTTTCAGCCAAGTGCCGGCACCATCGAATATCTGGGTAGTCCAGTGTCCCTCAACGGTCCGGGACGGGCTCTCGAACTGGGCATCGCCACCGTATTCCAGGATCTCGCCCTGTGCGAAAACCTCGATGTCGTGGCCAATCTTTTCCTCGGCCACGAATTGGCGCCGTGGCAGCTGGATGAAGTCTCGATGGAATTGCGCGCCTGGTCGCTGCTGCGAGAACTCGCCGCCCGCATCCCATCAGTGCGCCAGCCCATTGCCTCGCTCTCCGGCGGTCAACGCCAGACGGTGGCTATTGCCCGATCTCTGCTGCTCGAGCCGAAAATCATCATGCTCGACGAGCCGACTGCCGCGCTCGGCGTCGCCCAGACCGCCGAGGTGTTGAACCTCATCGAGCGCGTTCGCGACCGCGGGCTTGGTGTCATCATCATCAGCCACAACATGGAAGATGTGCGCGCCGTTGCCGACCGCATCGTCGTCCTGCGGCTTGGCCGAAACAATGGCGTCTTCACCGCCGATACGTCCCACCAGGACCTCGTCGCCGCCATCACCGGCGCCAGCGAAAACGCCGTCACCCGCCGCCAGAAAACACGCGCCGAACACGCCGCTACCAGAGAGGCCGGACTATGA
- a CDS encoding sugar ABC transporter substrate-binding protein produces the protein MNATALKTAAAIAISMAGATAAQAATTVAFLMPDQASTRYEEHDWPGFEAAMKELCADCTLIYQNANADAALQQQQFNSVIAQGATIVVLDPVDSAAAAALVEIAHSQDVKVIAYDRPIPDLPADYYVSFDNEGIGNAIAQSLVDHLKAEGVAEGSGVLQVNGSPTDAAAGLIRDGIDKALDSSGYETLAEFDTPDWAPPAAQEWVAGQITRFGDQIVGVVAANDGTAGGTIAAFKAAGVDPVPPVSGNDATIAALQLIIAGDQYNTISKPSEIVARAAAEVAVKLMNGETPEATHTLYDTPSQLFTPAVVTAENIKAEIFDKGIQTAAEVCTGEYAEGCSALGIQ, from the coding sequence ATGAACGCCACTGCCCTCAAAACTGCCGCCGCCATCGCAATTTCTATGGCCGGTGCAACCGCTGCCCAGGCAGCCACAACCGTCGCTTTCCTGATGCCTGATCAGGCTTCGACCCGCTATGAAGAACACGATTGGCCGGGCTTCGAAGCTGCAATGAAGGAGCTGTGCGCCGACTGCACGCTGATTTATCAGAACGCCAATGCCGATGCGGCTCTGCAGCAGCAGCAGTTCAATTCGGTGATAGCGCAGGGCGCGACCATCGTCGTGCTCGACCCGGTCGATTCCGCAGCAGCCGCGGCGTTGGTGGAAATCGCCCATTCGCAGGACGTCAAGGTGATCGCTTATGACCGTCCCATTCCCGACCTGCCTGCGGATTATTATGTTTCCTTCGACAACGAAGGCATCGGCAACGCCATTGCCCAGTCACTGGTCGATCACCTCAAGGCCGAAGGCGTCGCGGAAGGTTCGGGGGTGCTGCAGGTCAACGGTTCGCCGACCGACGCCGCTGCCGGCCTCATCCGCGACGGCATCGACAAGGCGCTTGATTCATCGGGCTACGAGACGCTTGCAGAGTTCGACACGCCGGATTGGGCACCGCCCGCTGCGCAGGAATGGGTCGCTGGCCAGATCACTCGCTTCGGCGACCAGATCGTGGGCGTCGTCGCCGCCAATGACGGGACGGCCGGTGGCACCATTGCCGCCTTCAAGGCCGCCGGCGTAGACCCGGTCCCACCCGTTTCCGGCAATGACGCCACGATCGCTGCACTGCAGCTGATCATCGCCGGCGATCAGTACAACACCATTTCCAAGCCTTCGGAGATCGTGGCCCGTGCTGCTGCCGAAGTGGCCGTCAAGTTGATGAACGGCGAGACCCCCGAGGCCACGCACACCCTCTACGACACACCCTCGCAGCTCTTCACGCCTGCGGTAGTCACTGCCGAAAACATCAAGGCAGAGATCTTCGACAAGGGTATCCAAACGGCAGCAGAAGTGTGCACCGGTGAATATGCGGAAGGCTGTAGCGCGCTGGGCATCCAGTAA